The genomic window GAAGAAGTTGTAGAAGACATCCAGAATTCTGGGTAAACACTCATGTGGAGTATTTATGGAAAGCTGTCTATGGACAAAAATCAGAGAGAATTAGGAGCCTTGGGTGCTTTATAATCTATACCTCTAGAGTAGTCACTTTGATGCGATGCAAGGTCCACCAGAGTAAATATATTATCTGGATGCTCTTTGTGGTACAGACCTGGATTGATTAACTCAGTTGTCTATATAACATTTTGTTGTTGCCGTTTCATAAATGAGATCCTATTATAGGTCAATTAGCTTCATCGTATTCTCCAACAATAgattctagggggaaaaaaaacagccAAATATCTTGTTAATGTGTGCCTTTGATCATAgggaataagagagggaaaaagaagtaTGGAATTAGTCGATAAGTAATTAGtaagaggggtgtatggggtgctcagggaggagtaatacctttggtatggagggcttgtcgtgccctcctagggcagctctccagcctttgacccttacctgacacccagctctcacttgtggctcccagtagctgctagcatgcggcagcggccacaccctgggcaacggctttgacaggccagctaaacttcgtgagggtagccatcgggtcatcgtcaacccctggtgaactagggctttgctcacccagcatgtgaaggctgtttcggcggaacaggtggaagaaaccaacaagaaggttcaacagctgagatggcaacgcagcaaagcactgtggagtgctcagggcgtgttggagcacaaaagacaacacagccatccaatgcagctgaggaagtctccaggtgtaatgacttttcatgccaatggacccaggcttccaacgtcgagagagtgggactgtctctgtgcatcgactcttccacttaaatcttcatgcacaagtgtctttgtgcacaaaaatgcacaaaaacaatcatcatcctcggttaccgagagaccaCAATAATTAGTAAGAACCCAATATGAGCCAGGCATATACTCTTGGGTGTTGGTGATATAAATTCAAACAATGGAACAGTCCCTATGAGGAAGGTACTTACATTCTAAGAATCCATATAGACCATTCTCACTacaagaaaatattcaaaagCATAGATTCAGGACCCAAAGAGACCTCCATGGCCACTGTGtctaacccactcattttacagatgagtaaatggaggcccagagaaattaaatgacttgtacaaagtcTCATAAGTAGTGAGTGACAAAGTCATGATTCAGATCTATCACATACCTTTTCCATTGGATCATGGACTGGttaattttgtcatctttgcaaaaaacaaaaaacaaacaaacaaacaaaaaaagatgtttctttctcctgtttttaTTTCCAAGGTTTTTACCAATATTATCATCATCCTATAAGAGTTGCTATTAAAACTGGCTACTTAGaagtctttttcttcccttcatggGATGAAAGTTCCCTATATGCATGCCATAAATTTCTGCTGGGACCTTTGTGGAGTCATGAGATTGCCTTTCCTTAGTAGATCTAGCTTGACCTCAAGTCTTGATGTAGACATGACTGCCAATAGCCACTGGGACACAGATCCGAAAAGTCTAAATCTTCCAATTCTCCAAAATCCCAGAGGTCTTCCTCTGGCAATTGGGTGGAGGAGAAGACCAAGACTCTGCAGCTCCTCCCATCCCAAAGCAATTTCCTCTCCGGATTTGGGTCAAGTAACATTGTACTGGCCAGGTCTTCAAAACTCTGATTCCAAACTAGCTTGCTTATTGTATACAAACCCTCCAGGGAGTGACCAAGTATTCTCTAATAATCCAAATATATTTTCTGTACAATGTCATTCCATTTCATCAAATGACTTTTAAGGCATTTTTGTACCTAATCTAAACCCGTCAATTGAATGACTCAATAGATGTACCCCCAACTGGTTAGGGTATGTGGAATTGTTATACATTGTTAGTAATTTTAGGTGAAGCAGATAAATAATTGATTGGCTCAACTGATCCCTGTCATCATGCAAGGTTTCTAGGAAACTGCcaattttgacttttaaagaaATGCCactaaaagactgaaaaaaatgcaTCAAGAACAGTACATGGGCAATAACTATGATTTTACTGTCATATGAAACTCTTATAAAGAAAACTTTGTCTACCAATATAAACAGAAACTATATTGCTCTGCAACTGAAAGTATTGAAGTGCCAGGAGTCAGACAGCCATTGACTATTATTAAGTAAAGacttaggcactatgctaaaaatacaaagaaaggcaaaagacaatccttgaaCTCAAGGAGCTCTAAAACTATTAGGGGAGACAACTTGCAAAAAATTACGTACAAACAAACTATGTataaggataaattggaaataatcaacagagggaaggcaccagaattagGAGAGATTGTTCATTAGGAGaaaggattttagctgggatttgaagaaagtcagggaagccaggaggcttCTGGGAAATTAAACGAtatccccagggtcacatatccagtatgtatcagaggaaatactcaaatctCTTTCTCCATGATCTCTTAAATGACCTTGcttaaaggggaaagagaatgtATTAGTTGACATCTTGAAATCCCTTCTATCCCTaggaccattaaaaaaaaagtatagcctCAAAGTCCATCTGAACCTTTCAAACAAATCAGCAGACAGGATCTGAAATAATTGATTAAGCCATTGGGACTATACAGAAGAAATCAGATCTTTGAAGGAGTAATAATTGAAATCTCACACAGTCGATATACATATGAGAGGCTGCCAACTGGTGGATCAGAATCCATTTATCAAATTCCAAGTCTGGCTACCACCAGGTTTCTCCTCTCCTCAGTATGCCAATGTACAGAGGGTTCAGGGAAGAGTAATACTTCTGGGCTAAAGGCTTGCTGAGGTATCCACCAAGATCTCATCTATGGCTCCCAGAAGCTGTAGTGCATAGCAATCACATTGCAGTAAAATTACCTTGGCAGGTGGGCTAAAGCAGGTTAAGgggtaactgacaggtctcaaacccattggtgagctGGTGGGGTGCCTactccaggcatgtgaagactctATACTGCAGAAGGGGCagatgggaacaatttgttccaataaccCTGAAGGTGGTAGAAGCAGGTATTGTGGAGTGCTGAGAGCTTGGTTAGACCCTGAAGtaaccaaggtcatccactgcattcccaAGCCACCACCAGTTGttttggcttttgtcttgccattggacttggatgtctctggaagagtgaggctgacaacttcaTGAAAATCTGCcttatttaaattcaatttatgctTGACTCAAAAGACATCACCCATATCGTTCTACCATTTTACATTCCATCCCCAAAGTTCATATGAGCTTTTTATGCAtgacctgtggtagagccttctagctccttttggtctgatcagccacagttggACTCATTGTACATTGACCCCAACATAGTgacatcattttggtcctcttcgaGTGAAATATAACCACTACCATCACCATTTACAACTCAATATCCCTATCCACAATTGATTTAAATGTATTTACGAAGTTTAGCTATATTGATGTTAAATATTGTATATGAgtagtttttttaaatagaaaaaaaaatttttagtttgTTAGTGAGTTTTCTGTACACCCACATTTTCCTCCTTAGAAACTCacttcctgtttttcttcatgTAATAGTCTACAGATttccattgttttttaaaaaaacttttaccttctatcttagtatcaatactgtgtattggttccaaggcagaagaagatgGTTCCACTTTCGAGAGATGAAATTAGGGCAAGTCAAAAACTGATTACCCAGATAACTGAAGTTCTCCATTTAATGCTCTTCTATGCCTCAGTATCAGACTTctgatcttttatttcttcttttgtccaTGTGGTTTAATGTTTATGCAGATGATATTATTTTAGTTTCTACCTTTTTTTACTTCACCCAAATGCTCTTTACAAAACAGTAACTATGTaatgctttgaggtttgcaaagcactttatatttcacttgatcctcagaataaccttgaagtagatgctatttcccccctcattttactgatgaggaaactgaggcaaagagagattaaatgacttgtccagggtcagatagctagcAAGTGACAGAAAAATTGAACTCGGCTTTTCTAAATTCCGAGTTCCACAAATGAGCCTCTGTATCACCTACCTGTTCCTATAGATAAGTCTCTCTAATTCAGGTTTTCTTATTAACCCAAATTAATCTTAAATTGGTGGGACTCTTTTTAGCACTATTTGATGAGTGGGAGCCATGatgtaatggatagagaactgacctCAGACTTGGAAAGATTTGGGCTAAATGCTGTCCCTTGTCAAATCCTGGATATTTTAATAGGGGTAAGTCCCTTAGTCTCTTAGTTAGCCATATCAGGTGCTGATTTGCATTAGGAGAGAGAGTTTTCCCCTGGGAGggccttataccaatgaaatcacaggaccgTTCCTCCAGGCCCCAGATATTATGGTAATGCTTCATGGGTACCAATTATGGGATACCATGATCTCTGAAGAAGATCCAAGTGTTCTTTGCCATTCCCTACTTTCATTTCTGGTTTCTTcttctaataatgataataaaaataatagctttatATAGCActgagatttacaaagtgctttacagatcttatttcatcttatcctcacaaaaaccttcagaggtaggtgctattactattactatcattttgcagatgaggaaactgaggcagacaaggatgacttgcccaggatcacatagtgtctgtagccaaatttgaactcagaacttcctaaGCAACCCAATGCACCACCTAGCTCCAAAACACATACTACCTATTCTCTCTCTTTGGGAAAGGAATACCATTCCAGCATCATATTCCAGAGTTATACACCTCATAGCATCAGTTGCAATGATTGCCTCAATGTGAAATTTTCCTTCTTGcattaggatctctaatttcccTTGCTTGTTATTCATACACTTTGTGCACAGAAATCTGAGGTCCAAAGTTTTGACTATTTCTTTGGAATTAACTTCTGGGACTCTCTATGGGTTCTTACTGAAAAGATTTGAGACTAATTTCATTATAATGGACTCCCATAGTATTCGGAAATAATCTAGATAATGTGACCTTTCTCATTGCCATCCAGACATTTTGTGATGTGCAGTAAAAGggtaaaaactgaaaaaatataacttcttttctctctctgtttcacaGTCATGTGGTTCAAGTTATTCAGCTACAGATCTTTTTTCCCCTAGAGCATTTAGAAGAAATTTCAGAACTGTAAAGAATATATCAAAGTGAAAGCAAGCTGtctgcttcatttaaaaaaataatgaacctttaccttccttcttagaatcaatacttgtgtATTAGATCAAAGGCATTAGGGTGGTCAGGACTagataatgggagttaagtgatttgcccagatagAAAGTATTAgttcaaacttgaacccaggacctcctgcctctaaaacaggctctcaatccagtgagccacacAGCTCTGCCCATTGCTTTGGTTTTGAAAGCTGAAGCATGATGCTATACTCAACTTCTCTTAATAGCGCAACAACCACAGAATCAGACAGCCAAATGAAACAACTTATGGAAcatttcttgctttaaaaaatctaaatcttaaatgcttaaaaaaaaaaaacaaaaaaaatctaagtgCTACTGAGTTTGCATCTGGTAGGAAAAAATCATTCTTTCCATTGGTGTAATTATATAAACAATGAAAGAGTGTCACTTTGTAAAGCTCTCCTTGCACATGAAAAGACTCTATAAACCACAACACATAATTGCTCTAATTCTATTTGGAGCACAGTTTTTTAGTTGGTGTAGGAAGGCTAAAAATCAACTGTGCTAAGGTTAAGAATGAAAGAAGTCTTGGAAAATTAAACCAATTAGTTTCTGACCTAGATTTTTGTTGTCAATTggaataatttatttgtttgacCTGAAGTGTTCTCAGGGTTTCATGAAGTTATTAGAGGTTTCTAATAGATACCAGTCTTTTGCATTCTTTCACCAAGAGCAGCCCTCTAAGACTTTTTGGACATGACTTGAGAAGTATCGACATGGTAAAATATGAAGAATGTGTGGTTCTTTGGTCTCATCTAATTCAAAATAATTCTCTGTCATTTAGGTATTGTAACATACCAAGAATAAAGTTATTTATGATTCTCTGTCCCATTATCCATAATTCATCCCAGTATGTAGAATTACCCttggtctttttcttctcttctctgctgcttcttggtgatctcatcagctcccaagaattaaagaatcatttctatgcagatcactcacatatctatatatccagATAGTTCTATTTCTGAGTGCATCCCACATCACCAACTATTGACCATTTCCATctggatgtcccataggcatCTTAAACCCAGTATgcccaaaacaaaaataattactaTTGCTTTAAAATCCTCCCTTTCTTAACTTCCCACTTTCTGTTGAGGAAGCTATCATGCTTCAATTCACTCAGATTTATAGTCATCCTCAACTCATCTTTCCATCATTCTCCAATATCTAATTAATTGCCAAGACTAGTAAATTCTAATTCCTTATTATCTCCCACATCCCAGCCTTCTCTTTTTTCACATGGACACCCCATCATTCCTTGTCTGGAATACTGCAACAAGCTAATGGTTCTTTTGACTCtaatctttattatttcttccattcagctgccaaactgatattcttaaagcacaaAGAGTCTTGGTATCACTTCCTTGCTTAAGAATCTTCAGTAGCTTCCTTTTGGCCCTCAAATGAAATACAAAACCTTTTTGTTTCACATTAGGACTCTTTACAGTTTGGTGCCCACCTATGCTTCAAGGCTGATTACAAAATCCTCTGCCTTGTGCACTCACTTTTAAATGTACCATCTCCACTCTGAGACCTGGTATCGAAGATCCTtcattctctttatctttgtTAGTCTTGAACCTTTAATCAGAGATAAGGACATTTTTGGCAAAATCTCAGCCTGAGTCCTCTCTCCTagactctcttctcccttctccgaGAATGTTTCCTACCAGTATTCTCCTCTCAACAATATTCCCAATAAGTACAacctttttaaaagaacaaagaaaacattaaaaaatgaagaaagtttaGCAAACATTTCCTCTACCCAGAGGGATCAAGGGGATACAGCATTCCTACTTTAGTCTCAGCCAGGTCTCAGAAACACAGCTTCTTTGTAGATACACCTCATGCCCAATGGTCCTCTTGGGATCATGGCCTCTTTTTCTGCTGTAGGAGTCTCTGCCTGAACttctactcttctgtctttttGGGCTTTTCCATCTTTCCATTCTCTAGCTCCAGACATCATCTACTTAAGCCATCAGGAGCCCTGTAAGTTTGCTGCCTAGACTCAGGGAATTGACTTTTAAAAGTCACCTGGAGTCATGGTCTATTGTTCTTGATTCTCATGCTTCATTCCTGGTTCAATGAAAGGACTAATTTGCACTTCATACTGGTTTACCAGTCATGGTGATATGACTAGAAAAGAGAATACAGCAAAGAACTCCATGCAACGTTGTCTTACTCTTAAATCTAATGCACACTCAAATCAAGACATGATAATCTAATGCTTTCCTAACTAGAACTGCTTATCTGTTATGAGAATGAGCAAAATGAGCAATAAGTTCAATCAGGAAAGAAATTTCCAGATATCTATAGCACATGAGAAGTGCAGGAAGGCACCCAAGCCAACATACAACTGCCCTGGATATCAGAACAGTAAACTGCCTCCAACAGCAAAAGCAAAGTAGCTGATACCTTAAGAACATCTAGCTAGCAGAGGCTTGTACCACTATATTGACAGAAAATTCAAGTTGAGCACTATAAGTGATCCCTAGGCTATATGAAGAGGGTGGGTGCAGTGTCTAGGTACCACAATGGgacagagtgtcagagctggaatcaggaggacctggggtcaaatctggtctcaggcacttcctagctgtgtgaccctgggcaagtcacttaactctgatcgcctagctcttgctgttcttctgtcttagaattgatactaaaacagacggtagaggtttaaaaaagaaagaaaatagggaCAGCATCAGTACACTAACTACACAGCACTGTAGAATGGGAAGAACGCTGGAGTAGTCATAGGAACATGGCTTTGGTCAAGTCTCAACTACTataagcctcagcttcctcatttgtaaagggaAGATAATATACTCAATCCCTCCCTTAGAGTAATGAAATTAAGTGAGTTAATGTAAAAGTGCTCTGGAAACTGCAAAATGACAGACAAgtatcataggatcagagatctaaaaatgaaagggaaatgaagaaatgtgACCCAGAGCCAAGACTTCCTAACTCCCAGCCAAGTACCTCAGTGGGCCATGTAAGGAGATGAAGCCCCAGAGAAGACAAGTCGCTTGGCTGAGGTCACATAAATTGGCTATGTTTGCAATTGTGGATTTTGGATTTTTGCTGTGGCTTAGTTGATCAGcatgtccaactccttgtgatcccatgtgaggttttcttagcaaagatcctggagtggtttgcattttcttctccagctcagaaaagggaggcaaatagggttaagttactGACCCAGAGTTATACGGTAAATGTCTGATAtcaatttaaatttagatttagatttagatttaaattcagattttcctgacttggggacaggcactctatccactgtatcactgaGATGCCCATGTTGGATAATGCTGCCTATTTGTTAAAAGTTTCTGTTTTTTGGAAGAGCTTACATGTCTATAGCTTTGAATGTTTGTAAAACTGGTGACAAACATTTCCTCAATTGATCCTTATTAAGAACTCTGAGTTGAGTATATACATGTTGGCTGTCCattgttacaaatgaggaaactaaggcttagagaaattaagtaacttgttcaaaaTCACCTAGCTACTAAGTGGCACAGCCAGAggtagaacccaggtcctctgaactACAATATGGTACTTCTAAGGGGCTCTTCTCACAAGTATTTGAGGAAATAAACTCATAGAGGTTTACACAGCTGAGTTAGGCTCAGAACTCATGTCTTTccattccaaattcagtgctttttccACTATACTAAAGTCCAGTATATAACCACTGTAGTTGCAAGTGGAGAAATGCCATATTCTCCTATGAGGTGTATTTCTGAGGTCTTTGACTGGGCATTTGGACTAAGTATAAACTATTAGAGGGATAAATTAGGGTGGGggaacaaaggagagagaaattcaGACAACTCTTGACATAAGTTACATTTTCTCTGAATAGTCTATCTGAAGGGTACTTGAgatttttcattccattttcatttcatatcatttccatttccagtccatttttcaaatgagaaaatgagaccTGGAGAGTTTGAGAGGCTTGCTGACTTTCACATGGCTGGCTAGTTAATAGCCAAGCTAAGAACTAGACTTTAGTCTCCTGATTTGCTCATCACTGCTTTTTCCTTCAGACCACGTTTGCTGCTTTGGATTTGGCTTTGTTTTGGCAGGGTCCATTCTAAAGAAACAACTCTGGGCGTCTAAAAATCAGTTTTCTCCATGCATGTTCATCAACATTACTCTTTTGCTTACCAGGCTGAAATCCAGAATGATTCTTCTCAgatcagaaataaaaatttatacaAATTCTCAACAAGTCTCTTCTTTGGGGGTTTGCTTTTTAGCAATTTCTCTGGGTGATGGATGAGAACTTTGCTTCTTAAACTATCTACCTGGAAAGCTGCTATATCTTCCCCCAAGCAATATCaaggaacatttttaaaagtatgaataAATCTGAATAAGGAACCCTTCCAAACATTTACCAGTTATACTACTGGATTTCCCTTATGGTCCATGATCTCTGCAACTGAATAAAAAGGTGAAGCATGTACATTAAATTGTAGCTCTTCTTCCTTGCCCCTCCACCACATCCATAGGCTGTAGCAAGAATATACTGGCCctgaaactccaaaataaaaaatcttttaaaccAGTTCTTCTCTTCCTCATAAGAGTTTTCCTCTGGCATGTTTCATGGGTGTGCTAGGAATCATTTTTATtgatctatatattttattttaaaggcatATTGGGGCTTATCATTAACTGCTTTAAGTTATGGGCTGAGGATGACTGTGGTTTAAAGGCAGGATACCCCTTCAAAggtggaagagaaaggaagtttGAAGGGGAATGAATCCTGAACACCATGCCCTGACTCTACTTTTCTGGtttcagggagggaagaaggggaaataaTTGCCTTACCTGGACACAAAAATGGCTAACCCAAGGCATAAACCTGGGCCTCTCCTGCCCATTAGAGATGGATAGTTTAAAGGAAAAGAGTAACTGAGTAGAGACAAAAGCAAAAGTCAATCCAAAAAGTCAAGCCAGTTGCATTATCTTGGAAGTGGGCAACATAGTGagaaaaatgaggagactgaaaaATAAACACCTATATATCTAAAAAATCCCAAAACTATAAGGTCTCCTGGAAAACAGCTAAACCCATCCTAGCCTAGAAATATCTTAATCCTTCCACAATCACCTCAGTATCAGCCCAGATATGCAGGCTGTTGTGTCCTCATCCTACACAGGGCAGTATGCAAATCTCCTCaagctctctttcttttttaagtttcttcCATTTCCCAAAAACTAGTTGTCTTCCCACCCTTGACCTTCCAACAGTCCCTGGTGACTCGAGagtccccttcctcctctttacCTGTACTGTCTCAGGTAGGGGCAAGACTGCAACTCGACGTCTCCCGATGCGGAATTTGGCGGCCTTGTAGATCTTCCAGTAGACAAAAAGTACTACTCCAAGCGGTACGTAGAAGGCGCCACAGGTGGAGAAAACAACATAAGAGGGCTCCTGGCTCACCTGGCAGCGCTGGAGCTCAGCACTGTACACCTCACCCCAGCCGAAGAGCAAGGGAGCAAAGGCGATAAGAGCAGACAAGGCCCAAGTGAGGACAATCATGAGGTTGGAAGCGCGGCTGCGGGTGCGCAGGGTGTACTGGATGTGGCGGGTGATGGTCCAGTAGCGGTCCAGGGCGATGGCTGCCACGTTCCAGATGCTGGCAGTGCAGCAGAGGACGTCGAAGGAGATCCAGACGTGGCACAGGACACGCCCCAGCCGCCATCGCTTTCCGGTGGATACCTCGCTTACCAGGCTCAGGGGCATGACCAGCGCTGCCACAAGCACGTCGGATACAGCAGTCGAAGCCACTAGATTGTGTGGGACACGGTGGAAGGCGCGCACCCTTAGGATGGTGGCCAGGACCAGCAAGTTCCAGAGGAAGGTGGCCACAATGAGGAGTACTAACAACGTCAAGATTAACACGGTGAAAACGGAGAAAGGGGGCTCCTTGCTGTGCAAGATGCCCTCCACCTCCCCGACATCGCCCTGCTTCCCAACAGCTCGGAAGGAGCTGGGGCTACTGT from Monodelphis domestica isolate mMonDom1 chromosome 4, mMonDom1.pri, whole genome shotgun sequence includes these protein-coding regions:
- the LOC100014635 gene encoding 5-hydroxytryptamine receptor 5B-like, whose translation is MESSNVSTSAALTFTSGPEGYNSSPSSFRAVGKQGDVGEVEGILHSKEPPFSVFTVLILTLLVLLIVATFLWNLLVLATILRVRAFHRVPHNLVASTAVSDVLVAALVMPLSLVSEVSTGKRWRLGRVLCHVWISFDVLCCTASIWNVAAIALDRYWTITRHIQYTLRTRSRASNLMIVLTWALSALIAFAPLLFGWGEVYSAELQRCQVSQEPSYVVFSTCGAFYVPLGVVLFVYWKIYKAAKFRIGRRRVAVLPLPETVQAKEAPQEAQMVFTARHATLAVQTHGETWREQKEKRAALMVGILIGVFVLCWIPFFLTELITPLCSCSIPPIWKSIFLWLGYSNSFFNPLIYTAFNKNYNSAFKSFFTKQR